TTAGAACTACATTTAGAACAAAATTTGTGATTTGAATAATGCTGGAAATACCTGATTTTATTAAAGGAATATTAGTCCTTATTTTTGTATTTGTACCAATTGAAAAAATATTTGCAGTACATCACAAAAAGCTATTACGTCAAGGTTGGTTTACAGATCTTTGTTATTATTTTTCAGGTTATTTTATTGGTCATGGCACAACTAAATTATTAATTATATTTGCCTTATTTGGACAGGGTTCTATCCCCACCTTATCTAGTTTTGTTAGCCAACAGCCCCTTTCTCTTCAAGTAATCGTCGCCATATTTATTGGGGATCTTAGTTTTTATATAATTCACTATCTAATGCATACTGTGCCTTGGTTGTGGAAATTCCACGCAATTCATCATAGTTCCACCCATATGGACTGGCTTGCGACTGTGCGTGTGCATCCTTTTGAGCAGATTTTGACCAAGGCTTGTCAAATGATCCCGCTTTATTGGCTCGGTTTTTCGACA
This genomic stretch from Pseudanabaena galeata CCNP1313 harbors:
- a CDS encoding sterol desaturase family protein → MLEIPDFIKGILVLIFVFVPIEKIFAVHHKKLLRQGWFTDLCYYFSGYFIGHGTTKLLIIFALFGQGSIPTLSSFVSQQPLSLQVIVAIFIGDLSFYIIHYLMHTVPWLWKFHAIHHSSTHMDWLATVRVHPFEQILTKACQMIPLYWLGFSTEALAIYGVFSSAIAFFIHANISVRFPILKWIIVTPEFHHWHHDRHPKLYAQNLAVQLPILDYIFGTWHMPKQELPKQYGTELNVRTNYFNHLVYPFNHLLKSREPNDSARSEPINK